From the genome of Dermochelys coriacea isolate rDerCor1 chromosome 1, rDerCor1.pri.v4, whole genome shotgun sequence:
gtattatcccagCAGggctctgtgatgccaactatgtcacaGCTGTGTTTATtgactagcattttgagttcttcctacTTATTgcccatacttctcgcattagtattcagacatctaagatactaaTTTGATTCCCCCCATGCCTCCCCCcattctgtcttgtctctcctttttccctgctataacagcctatgctctgccaaatttcaaaccttcgtccaggtctccatgttcttgacttacctgtgggctttggtcacctacccccttcaaacctagtttaaagccctcctcacttgATTAgccatcatcaagtgatccatcccctgttgcccattcccagcttctgacaaacagaggctagggacaccatccctgtccatcctggctaatagctgctGATGGACCTAACTTCCatcaatttatctagttctttttttaacttatctagttattttgtTACGATATTTGTGATTAATGTTATTGGTAATTAATGCATACTACTAGGCTATATATGGTGCAGATAATACATATTATGAATGTGATGTATATCTATATGCTATCCATCATATGTTAGGCAACCGGAACAAAGGTGAGAGCAAAGTAGAGCAAGACTTTTTCACGAGTATTTTAttaacacacagagagagagagagagaatactccgtttcatttatttattgacagtCTCAGAAAGTTAACTTTAAATACTTTGTGCCTGAGATCACTCTGATAAGGATTTGGGGAGTTTCAAAGTGCACTTTGAGGCAGATCCACAGTTCCTCACCTCCCTTTCTCAACCTGGTGCATTGTGCTGCTGTGTGGTAAGGTTAAACCACTGGGGATAGACTCTCAAATGTTCAGACACCACAACTAaggccagattaaaaaaaaaggttggcaCCCAGTAGCGTCCCTGGTGGCACATTTAGGACAGAAGAGCCCAGCACTCAACGCTTCTTCTGGTGCCTAAATGGCCCCGGGTGTgttgctgcatttcagaggtgaTGGAACATCGGGGCAGATACAGCATTTGTTATTGCAGCATGGACGTCCGTGGCTGTGGCTGGGTGTTTCAGTAATAAAGGCCAGAGTCCAGCAAAGCAACAGAAGGTGCAAGGAGTCTTCACAATCCTCTTCACAGTCCTTTGCACTCCACACATGGGGCCGAGTGAGGAGAAGGCCATGGCCAAGCAGCACTAAACTTGTTTAGGGGATGGTGTATGGCTCCCTGTGAATCGGAGGTGGAGTTCCCATCCCAGAGTACACAAAACCCCCACAACCATGCTGTCTAAGTTACTCAGAAAACCTCTACTGCATTCTCTGTTTTCTGATCGCtcagcagcccccttctgctcagCCTAGAAGTTCTTCCCTCAGAACAGGAGAAGCACCCAGTCACGAATCTGTTTGGTTTTCACACCGTAGACGATGGGGTTCATCATGGGAGAAAAGAGGAAGTAGAAATTGTCCATCAGGATGTATACGTGCAGGGCGACATGGTGCCCAAACCTGTGAATTATTGAGGAGACAACCACTGAGGTGTAGACCGCTAAGATGGCACAAAGGTGGGAAACACAGGTGCCAAAAGCCTTGAAATAAACACATAAACTGAATACATATGGAGACTGTAGGGCAGAGTCAGGGGGATATCATGGGAAGGCTGCAGTGAGCACACTGTGGGTAGGTGACCTGGAGGAAAAAGAGGCCATTTCTGCAGGGGATCACCCAGGCTGGCACTGAGCTCTTTGTTTCAGGTGATTTGCTCTGCCAGCCAGTAAAAATCAGAACAACAGTGGAACAAAGGAACCCAGACCTCACTGAATTGGCAGTCACATATGAATTCCCAGACATATTCGGAGACACAGGATTTTTGCCTGGACGTGGTGAAATACAGACTCAGGTTACATGCGTTGACTGAGGCCCGGTGATTTCCTTAGGGTTCTGTCTGAAGTACATGCTTCGGAATTCAGAAATCCAGAGAAGAGGGCATGTGGGGAATGCACTAAATTATCCGGGAGCCTCTCAGAAGAATGTCTCCAATCCACTCGCCGGGCCCTCAGAACAATTCGGAGCAGCGTTTTGTTGTTCTGACGTTACCGAGTTCCACAAAAAACCCTCGTCGGGTCTGAAATCCcttcttttgttttcaaaagagaAGACGCCATCTTGTACATAATTCAACCTTGTACCACCAGACACTGGCCTCTAGAGTTAAGCTGGTGTCAGTGTTTAGTGGGCACAAGACGGTGTATTTAAGCTGTAGAGTTGCAAGTGATTTTATCCCAGTTTAGAGAAGCAAAGCCTGGGACGGTAACTTGTCATAAATGTTTTGGTACCAATTCAAGGAGGTGACTCCCCCACTATTTTTAGTCACACATGGTTCTTCTTGTACAAATACTTTTGTCATATTTGCCTTCTGATCAACTGGTTTGTACATTTATAACTTACAGTTTCTAATAACAACATTTACAATTCGAGCAgagatccccaaactgtggggcgcacTCCCCGAGGGTGGCATGGAGGAACATCCTGGGGTGGCATTGCAGGGCCTGTGTGTGGACCAACATGGGGGGGCCATGACCCTCAAAATTTGGGGGAACGCTGAATTAGAGACTTCTTTCAAATACTCTATGGAAGGCAGAAATCACCTGAATTCACATTTATAGCTGTCTTTCAAACATAATATAAAGAAAACTAGTCTACATGTTTAGAAGCAAAGTAGAAGCGGTAAAACTACATTCCGGGATCTGTGTAAGTAGACAGGGAGATCATAGACGTTTTATAGCGAAAGAGGTGTCATCTTAGCCACGTGCGTTAGATTGGCATTCAGTCACTGCTTAAAGTCAGAGATTTCCTAAATAGTTTATTTAACTAGCATAAATCTTCATTTCATAAAGCAAACAAGCAAACGTGCTCATGTGTGGTAAAACCCTGGAGAGGAAAGACAGTAGCATTTCTATGAATCCTAGGCAGAGAGCCTGGAAGCAAGCGTACTTAGATTTCAAATATTCTGATGCACAGAGATACAAGAAGGGTTCAGTTAGGTggcttgtttaaatattttatgagTCTTCTCTCCGCCACTTCCTCTGGAAgacttttcatttgattttttctttttgttttttccctctaataaaaaatataaatgatttgACAAGACCGCATTTTACTCTTTATTTCTGGAAATAGAACACAGCTCAGAGCTCATATTCTTTTAGCCCTATACACCCAGTCCCCCTGAAAAGCTCAAGTCACAGCCCCCACCAAATGTACCTCTATAGTGACCCACGTCTCTCAACTCCCACCTGGGGAGTAAAGTCACCAGGGTGTCATTAGGAGGTATAAATACTCTCACCCAGTTGATCCTGGCTGAGTGGAGAGTCCTGCAGTTTGTGTGTGACTTCAGCATGtgctgagagggaagaagacgcaGCCAGGGTTCAGGTGCGCTGGGGAGTTTATATTAAAGCTAATCAAGGATCTTTCTAAAtaggagatttttaaaggaaatggaaAGCTTTGGGCCAAATCTGCTGTCAGTCACACTGGCGTAAAACTGGAATGATTCTGGATTTAGGCCCATATAAGTGAGAGTAGAGTGAGATTGATCATTTAGAAGGGAACTATTTAAttccatcaaaaaacaaacaaacaaatgatgtGAAGAAACCACTGAGTATTCAAAACATCAGGGGCATTCAGGTTACACACGGAGCCATAGTTCTCTCTCCTGGTACAATTGCACTGTGAGAGACTCTTTATTGTGTGTCTGTGTTATCATGGGAGATTTCAGTCTGGGGGACATATGTTTTGGCAGAGAGACAAGTAATGATTAGGACAGGGCAGTCATCTAAAACGATCTCAGTCACTTGCTAAACTGGGCTCACTTGAACAACCTGCAGGTTACATTACAACATGCATTACAACTAAATGTGAGGTCCTACATCGAGGAACCAAGACCATAGATCACGCTTACAGGATGCGGGGCTGTGTTTTAGAAAGCACTGACTCAAAAAAGAACTTGGAGTCATGATGTGTAACCAGCTGTACATGAGGTCCTAGTGCAGTGTGGTGATGGAGAGAACAAATTCCCTCCTGGAAGgcataagcaggggaatattGAGCAGAAATAGAGAGGTGTGTGGCTTGGAGAGACCATCACTGGACACTCTTTCTAGGTCCGGTGTCCACACTTCTAAAAGGTTGTTGACAGATTGAAAAGAGTTCAGAgcaggtgatcataatggtctcttcttgccttaaaatgtatgaatccATAATTATTTGATCACAATTTTTTCTCAGATcatgaaataattaataatttttctaCAACCTTCCATCAATATGGCCTATAGCAGCTtgtaatatttttccttttgtgaaaatAGTTTCTGCATATCAGTTCATTTGGACTTTTTATAGCATAAAATTTCTGCTCTCCAAAGTCTGTTTTGAATACATGtgacttttcttaagagcctttggtgagggaccttgtcaaaggctttctgaaagtccaaatacacaatagccactggatcacccttgtccacatttcttgacctcctcaaagaattctactaGACTGGTGAGGgatgattctgttctttaccatCATTTCAGCCTATTCGCCTGGTTCCGAAGTTAGGCTCACTGGGCTGTAATTGCTGTaatcagaggctgatttaagtgataggtcacataccacagttagtagttctgcaatttgatatttgagttccttcagaattcctgggtgaatcccatctggtcctggtgacttattcctGTTTAACtgatcagtttgttccaaaacctcttctgttgacacctgggacagttcctcagatttgtcacctaaaaagaacggcTCAGTTATCCCAGAAGTCGGTGGGGAGTTCTCCccctggcttcaatgggagcaggatcagactaATTggctctttgggtatgtctacgcagCGAGCAGCAGTTAGTCTCACAGCTCGGGTTGACAGACACAGACTCGTGCTTCTCGAGATACTGCACTaagaatagctgtgtagatgttgagGCTCGGGCTCTGAAGCTGAGTTCAAAATAGCACTCCTCATGCATGTTCCGCAACGAACTACGTTCATGCAGGTTGAATACCCAGAGTGTGCTGCTGAAGGTACCAGGTACATCTTGCTACATGCAGCTTAACATGCCAGGTATTTCTATGCTGAAAGCACGTGCCGTGCAGCCGATACATTAGGTACTTCACGGCAGAATGCACACTAAACAATGCACATCTCCTAGCAGCAAGGTACACTAGATAGGATACTTGTAACCAAGTGGGGTTCATTACTCGTGACCTGTAATGACATTTTAAGAACTTTAAATGATTTTCCACAGAAGAATATAAGGGTTTGTATGATTAGTGTTATTGCAACATGAATGATGAACTCAATGAAAAGTCCATCCATATCTTCCAGAGCTGAGACTGGCCCCTAGTATGTACTTAATTTAcaggttctgttcattccatgtCTTATGTTTTATTGAAAGGAAATACATTGATGTGAGACTTGCAAAAGATGCCACAAGAAGACAACTTGTTAGGTTCCAACGACACAGGCTCTGATCCGTCAGCGTTCTTCCTCACGGGCGTCCCAGGGCTGGAAGCTCTGAACCCCTGGATCTCCATCCCCCTCTGCTCAGTGTTCACCAGGGCCCTTCTAGGAAACTTCACCCTCTTGTATGTTATCAAGACAGAGCCCTCCCTCCATCAGCCCATGTTCTATTTCCTCGCCATGCTGGCCATCATCAACCTGATTTTATCCATAACCACCGTGCCGAAAATACTGAGCATCTTCTGGTTTAATTCCAGGGAGATCAGCTTTAACGCCTGCCTGGTGCAGATGTTTTTCATTCACTCATTCTCCATCATGGAGTCTACTCTGCTGCTGGCCATGGCCTTCGACAGGTACGTGGCCACCTGCAACCCTCTGAGATATGCCACCATCCTGACCAATTCCATGATAGCAAAGATCGGACTGGTGGCTTTGGCCCAGGCTGTTCTGCTAACAGTCCCCCTGCCCTTTCTCCTCAGGAGGCTGCCCTACTGCAGGTCCCACATCATCTCCCATTGCTACAGAGAGCACATGGCCGTGGTGAAGCTGGCCTGTGGTGACACCAGGGTCAATGACATCTATGGGATCATGGTAGTTCTCTTCATCGTGAGGCTGGATCTGATGTTCATCATCCTGTCATATGTCAAGATCCTAAGGGCTGTCTTAAGCCTGGCGTCCAAGGAAGAGCAGCTCAAGGCTTTCAGCACCTGTGGCTCCCACCTTTGCGCCATCTTAGTATTCTACATCCCCAATCTCTCCTCAACAATACCCGGGTTCGGGCGCCATGTCGCCCGTCACATACATATCCTGCTAGCCAACTTCTACCTCCTCTTTTCTCCCATGATGAACCCCATCATGTACGGTGTGAAAACCAAACAGATTCGTGACTGGGTGCGTCTCCTGTTCTGAGGGAAAAGCTTCTAAGctgagcaggagggggctgctgagCAATCAGGAAGCAGAGGATGCAGGAGAGGTTTTCTGAGTAACTTAGACAGCATGGTTGTGGAGGTTTTGTGTACGCTGGGATGGGAACTCCATCTCCGACTCATAGGGAGCCATACACTGTCCCCTAGACGAGCTTAGCGCTGCTGGCCGGAAGGTGATCTTGGCCATGACCTCGTCGTCACTCGGCCCCGTGTGTGGAGTGTGAAGAGGAGTGTGAAGGAGTATGAGGGCACCTTGcaccttctctttcttttctggaATCTGGCCTTTATTACTGACACACACAGCCACAGCCACGGACGTCCATGCTGCAGGAACAAATGCTGTATCTGCCAGTGAAGTTCAGTCACCTCTGAGATGGAGCAACACACCGGGGGCCATTTTGGCTCCAGAAGAAGCACTGAGTGCTGGGCTCTTCTGTCCCAAACTTGTCACCATGGATGCTGTTGGGtgccaaccttttttttttttttttggaaatctggccttaTTTGTGGTGTCTGAACATTTGAGAGTCTATCCCCAGTTGTTTAACCTTACCACACAGCAGCACAATGCACCAGCTCGAGAGAGGGGGGCAAGGAAGGGTTACCTGCCTCAAAGTGCACTTTGAAACTCCCCAAATCCTTACCAGAGCAATCTCAGgcacaaagtatttaaaaagcaCTTTTTGATACtgacaataaataaatgaaacagaGTATTGTCtccgtatgtgtgtgtgtgtgtgtgtgtgtataaaatactCGTGAAAAAGTCTTGCTCTACTTTGCTATCACCCTTGTTCCTGTTGACTAATATATGCTGGATAGCATATAGATATACATCACATTCATAATATGTATTATCTGCAACATATATATACTAGTAGCATGCATTAACTACCAATAACATTAACCACAAATATTGtaacaaaagaactagataagttaaaaaaagaactagatcagttcctggagaataggtccatcaatggctattagccaggatgggcagggatggtgtccctagcctctgtttgccagaagctgggaatgggtgataggatggatcacttgatgattccctgttctgttcattccctctgaggcacctggcactggccacagtcagaagacaggatactgggctagatggacctttggtctgacccactatggccattcttatggtcttaacAGTAATATTGCTGAAACTGCCTTTGCCATGATCCTTTTCATTCACTCAAGCTTAGTATCCTGTAATACCTTGCATTTTCTTAACTAAGCATTTGTTACAAGTAGGTAGGACACTTGTAAACATGTTGTCACTTGTAAAATCATATAAATAATAGCAGCCAAAATTTGTACCTGGTGGAGGGCACCGTCAGTGTAAGGTGAATGCGGTGTCGCTGCATGGGACAGCTCTTTGGAGACTGGTATCATATCAGACCTTGTTTCTGGGCCATATTAATCAACCTGCCTGACATTGGGCTCTTGAGTATATTTCCTAACAAACtaatgaaccaaagtgtggtcaaatGATACAATTTATCGACAATTCCAGATCGTTGGAATAACCACCCATAGATATTGCTGCAGAGATCCTATGGCCCATTTTCCCTGGAAAACCGCTGAGTTCTGCCACCCTCTGGAGTAGCATAAAGGGACATGGTCCCTGGGCCCTCCACGGCATCGCTCCGCCgtggctccccacccccacccatagTGTGCCAGGGGGGCTTGGGCAGAGTTTGGAAAACTATGTggggcactgcccccccaaactGCATACGTTGCTGGGGGGGGATAATTTAAAGGTTCAGCTGCCCTCTCGGAACAGCTCTAGTCACAGCCCCCAAGCTGGGCAGGCCCCCTCCCAGATGCAAGGCACCCAGCACTGCCATGTACAACTGGGAAGTGGAGAGCAATGAAGAGTCCTGTGCCATGAGCGATGGCCCCCACCCAGGGCCGGAGGAGCCCAGCGTCTCTGGCGGGTGGCAGAGGGCAAAGAGGAGCTGCCGGGGGTGGGCAAGAAGGGGCCGGCCCCGAGAGGAGGTGGTTCCCAGGTGAGTGGAGGGTTCATGGCTGTTCCTGCTGCGAGCCACACCCCATGATCCATGATTGTTGGGCCCCCTGGAGTatcagccctgctgccccccagggaCTGGGGCTGGGCTGTGTCACTCTACTTCCACCTGGACACCTGTCTGACCCCCCACACAGCTGTGCCCCgatttccctcccctgctgtcccccgaTTTCCCCACCgcctgctct
Proteins encoded in this window:
- the LOC119861825 gene encoding olfactory receptor 52K1-like, whose translation is MPQEDNLLGSNDTGSDPSAFFLTGVPGLEALNPWISIPLCSVFTRALLGNFTLLYVIKTEPSLHQPMFYFLAMLAIINLILSITTVPKILSIFWFNSREISFNACLVQMFFIHSFSIMESTLLLAMAFDRYVATCNPLRYATILTNSMIAKIGLVALAQAVLLTVPLPFLLRRLPYCRSHIISHCYREHMAVVKLACGDTRVNDIYGIMVVLFIVRLDLMFIILSYVKILRAVLSLASKEEQLKAFSTCGSHLCAILVFYIPNLSSTIPGFGRHVARHIHILLANFYLLFSPMMNPIMYGVKTKQIRDWVRLLF